One Eurosta solidaginis isolate ZX-2024a chromosome 1, ASM4086904v1, whole genome shotgun sequence genomic window, ctttggtcgcttcaaagcaaagataacgcaaGGCGCTTCGTATGGCGTTgccaaagcgtaggcacgcaaccaaagaaGGTAAATCTTTCGatgcttcgcccgacagatgatatGGCAGCTCCTATAACTTGCTAAACATAGTTTCCTTAAGGGATTCAAAAAGTTGAGAAATTCTCAAAGGAGGATTTCTAACTTTTTCATCGCTTTAAAGCGAAGACAATGGCAAGCAGTCTCATTTTTATAATACGAAAGTTTGATTAttagggacgttttttttttcatttaaaaatgctgtcCCCAGATTCTTGATTAGACAAAtgtaatgaacttgggtacagaaaatatttttccgatacACTTTGTTGTTaagttttaaagtttttcaaaataatttgaaaaactctgaGTTTTccatgctttttacacttaaaagaGTAACCTCatgtattaaataaaatttttttatgaagataaataactctgaactgaacaattttcgctatgatataaatttaaaatgctgtggaacaggagcaacacttgtgtgactacataaaccgtgtttcaatcttttacgtccctgCATAGAACCCAATCGACCGTTTTCAACTAAagcaacaatggcaacccagattttctcGTTATGcaaacttaagcgagtgcctttCAGAAAGAAGTCAGCGCACTTTTACTTATCCACAATTGGtcgatgtatcaaatcaaataaaagaagtttataatcagctgtccatgctgccaccttgtatcgttccgccatggactGATCAACAGTTGTTTTTGCTGAAAATGCCCATTGAAATGTCAAATGACCGATCAAAAGAAGTTGAGTAAATGTAGCGGAAAGAAGTTTTGCTTAGTAATTTGACCAAAGAGGATAACAATCTTTGGTTTCACAAAGTTCCAAAAGATTACAATGCACCGTcgtatattttttaaaatctttgatttGACGTAAAATGCAAACTGTTGAGTGAATCAAAATCAATCAACGGCTGATCAACAGTTATGTTCGCTGAAAGCGTCCAATGGTGCATGATTTCATtcattgtaaaaattattagaaatggaTAGCAGAAAGCGTATGACTTTCCTTAAAAGGTGGATACTACTGGACAAATGAAATTTTGACTAAGCTTTCCTTGAACGTTTTTGATATGAGCTTTTTCTTTTAATGTGGAGACTAACaagccaatctaatataaacgcacgcaagtcattttctgtcaaaaatatcTCGTGCACATACAACGTGTATGCGAGCagcccaaattgaatttgctgcgtgaaaaccatgtgcaactatatacaggttggctcatctgtaaagcaacaaaatatgcctgttcaaattttcaaaatctgtgtattggtgttggtgcgaatggtatggaatggaaacataaaacttagcagtttttgtatgtgtaagtaaaatgttaccAATGTGTTGGtgtcattttgagtttgccatctccttttgacaatcccttcgaccatgcaatgacataaataaaatcagctgatgagatgagccaacctatacataattgaaccatggtgaaaacctaactcgatttccaatttttgttctgcgtgacatttagatttgacgtttgcacacatactttatattgtcgcaacgcatgcttatttgttTTAGGGCAAAAAACgacggttgtttgcgtgcgctaaaaaaacgcagttcGTTTTTATTAGGTTGACATGTaagttttacttttaataaatggTAGGTATACTGGAAGTGGAAAATCACCAAATAACTCATTGATATACCACAGTTGTGTAAAGCGGCTATACCCTATTCGATGCTTTCACCCTAATGAGCgagacacaatgaagtttttcatatagatgagttcaaCGCATTCTTTGCATGTCAGTAACATAGCCACAATCAAataagatgttgcgtttgtaaatataaagaaacTTCATACTTGGCAATTGAactttatttcgccttgcccctTCACGTACAAAATTTAttgaagcactgttataaaccttatcactatacaagaaaaatacttgcttacAAATTGTGTGtcttattcatttgttaaattgcagtttttagctgtaaaaaatgttagaaaattaccaacgagtgggaaaacaGTTTCACTTTCACAGCCCTTAGCAAAAGCAAATGTGAAATTCttattcttatgctttgcttgccaCAAAAGTGTAATTCCTTACTTTAGCTCGCAACCGCTGAATCTCGTCcaatcgggagaggtgtcaaaagatgcgttttAGGcccaggacgacgaatccgagagcagaaattaaaaattggcggccttgggccgcgcttataaaaaaattaccctAGGGTGGTCTAGCACCGGTTTAGAGACCAAACTATACGCACTCCAAATAGGTTTATCTACAGTTTTTTTTGggtacaaaatcatcaaaattttcCATTGTGTTTGCAGATCtctctggaaagaaataaaattttcgatTAACGCTTTCGGATTCGTTTACCGGGGCCCAAAGCTCATCTTTTGAtaccttttatgtatgtatttatttggaaatttgttcctagcacaataATTTtggcaaattatttaacagtgctagtcatgaatagtatgagctataaaaattgaacatttataataataataaattatattaatcaaattaaataaaatataacggataatagtgaaatatttatgtatgtaaatgtaaatcttaaaactaaagaaaagtaattaataaatattaaaagatagCAGTAGttatgataacctttggctggttatagatcgaatagtatttaacaaataaagaaagaagacacagagaaaggaaaaggacttagaaatgaacattttaacaacaacaatttgagatccagtttaagagtcgttaaaaaatgatgttagatcttttttgaagtgcagagcattacttaagggtcgaagacttgtaggtagggagttccaaagacgtattgcagtaacaaagaattggcacTCAgcggttagcgtgcggtatctaatgtgcttaagaagatgcaccgatcttgatgattgcagaaaaataagcttacgatatagatagtcaggttccttcgtgtgtatcaatttatggaggaaggacagtgttttgatttttaaaagattttcgaaagaaatgtttaacaacctttcagcatgttgtgatacatggtcaagtcttttcaacccataaacatatttagcaatgttgttgtaaacaacatttagtttgttcttgcacagatagtcacagtttgagtaaatcacacaaccatggagtagcgtaggtattaagtacgctttagccagaagtagtcttatgtgcaaaggcgtgaaatactgtgttaaccatagtgtacgaagcattcatacacttttccaaccgttctaaaaatatggtctttccatgttttgataaaaattacacctaagtttttccccgtatctacgtattctataacggaattgtcgaacacaacattctctaaatcattagtgggaaaagaccttctatgaataacaatacattttgacttattcaggtttatacataagccattcattgtagcccatgaaaatatttgattcaaatcgtggtttaaattacttatgcacaagctagtttgatcacgaggacaacacgtaaataactgcacatcatcagcgtagatatgaacattacaatacttaaggaaaTCGGGTtagtcattgatatacagaacaaataacagaggacccaggatagagccttgagggacgcctcttaagacatgtaggaagtcagagttttcaccatctatacatactgcttgagtcctatcgccatgatatgatcttataagggcaactgcataaccagagaagttaaatacgttttccagcttcctacagagcagagtgtggtctacagaatcaaaagctttagagtggtcaagaagtgttaagaaggcaatgtaactttcatccactcgctcacgaatttgttctgtcacagataatagttccgttgtacagctccgctttgacctgaaaccggactgactgtctgacagcagcttgtattcatgtacacatGATACGATTTCCCGATATTTTTTGATGTGTTtcagcagttgtgagctaaagtaaagaattaccaaagaCAGTCATAATGCGTAGAATccagttaaacgcatctatatgaaaaattgcgCTCGactcgtaacatacgatcacggatcgccaaccatacgaaataaaattacgtgatacgtcaaacgtataaacaaaatgggattataacatgcAATAGCAAACGGTACGTAATTTATGTTCAACTCACAATAAATGCTAAGATCCACACTAGGTTGGACTGTATTTTTTGCTTACAATAGATTTTTAATTGTCACATTGgttgccaaaaatataaaaaattaagcaAGCAACTACGACggatcaaattttattttttttttgttttgaactcCAGTAATGTTGGAGGCGATGAAAAAATAGTCAGAAGGCGGTTAAGAGTGCAGTAACGCTTTGAACTTATCGAACAAAGTGCAAGCATATAATTCatgtattatttctttgtaacaaattaatgtaaaattactgcattttcttgaagagatttcgcttagatactttctggagaagttaaatttgaattCCGCCAATTTCCAGTTTGagttcgaatgaaagtggaacggAACGTATACTttcagtcactcgtcacgtatgttgcgatccaaaattactatcgaagtagtacgttcacgaatgtcataatccgaaaatcttGTTTTAACGtaacgagttatacgatcacagTAGTTACGATATGGCccctgcttatgtgacggggctttaataAGGCTTTACCAAAGTGTAGAGTTGGAACATCTGATTTTGACAatttatgtataattcaacaTTTGCAACAAAGTGGTGAAAAGTGAGTGAAAACTGCTCAATtgttaaattataatttttgtaaataattaaatgaaatgtTTTGCTGTTGGCGAACATGTCTTAATGGAAATATGGGGAAAACATCTTCTTCAGCAGCAAATCGCTTACGTGACCCAGATATATTCCTGGATGCGTCTTTTGCTGGCAAGTGACAAAATATTCCAATATGCTAAGATAATGAAAGTAGATTTATTTTAGTCGTTCACATATTTCCTTTTAAAGGTCCCGATGTTATACTACTTTCCAAACAACTGCGCATTACTGGGTCTGGCGGTGCTTTGACCACAGCACCACTTGTTCAATCCAAATCTTACTTTGAAATAAAGATACAACAAGGTGGCAGCTGGTCTGTCGGCCTAGCAACGCGTCAAACAGATTTGACGAAAAAATTAGGTGGTAGTGACAAAGAATCCTGGTGCCTGTGTTCAGATAATGCCACACGTCACAACAATGAGATCTTTCGTCCCGTAGTTGTGACCACACAAGAACCAACTAACCTTAGTAATTGTTTTGTCAATGGAACAGCCGCCGTAGCCGGTCTAAATGGCATTGAAGATCTGCCTGAAGACAATTTTCTGAGCAGTGATGTAAATATTAGTAACGACAATCCTGATCGCAACTTGATTACACAGCCTCAGCATAATTTTCCAGAAGAAGGAGACGTTGTGGGTATCGCATTCGATCATATAGAACTGAACTTTTTCTTTAATGGCAAAAATCTGGATGTGCCTTTCCGCAATGTAAAAGGCACTGTTTATCCTGTTATATTCGGTAAAATATATCTCTCAATGAGTCCAAAATATTCCATATAAgattatattttttaacaatagTGGGCAATGGAGCGATTGTTGACATTATATTGGAAAACTTTCATTATGGACCACCGCAAGGATTTGACAAAATTATGCTAGAGCAATCTCTGCTGTAGAGGTCACTTCATAGAACTTATCATAGGAAAAGCTATTGCATTATAAAGTTAAACGATCTAGTTTTGCCTTGTGTCGATAAGTATagcttatttatttgttatttctgTTAAATAATAGGAAAACTATAAGTTATCGCGCCTAAAAAACTAGtcagtatagcaaaataagtaTTAAATTAATGCTGTTTCGAAACCTTCTGAAATTAAGAAATGAACcttattttgtcgtttttaattttaaaagatacataaatacttacatatttaaatattttttggccATTCGGTTTTTGAAAGTAGTTTTTTCATAGAAGCGAATATGTCAATGACAAAAAATTGCATATGTTTCCACATTGCTTGCTATTTTTtgacttctttttaaaataagaaTGGCAACCGAGAGGGCTGATtatgaataaaataatatttctgaCTAAAATATTACATCCTACTTATTGGCTACAGTTTTCGATAATTGTGCTTTAAAGCTGATGTAAAAATATGGTGAAAAAACAATTTATGTTATATACTTATCTCTTTGTAATAAAAACTTCAACACTGATCAATTTTCTAAGTTCAAACTTTCAAGTATTTAGGGGGAAGTATTTATTTCAATTTCGCCACCCACATACATAACAAAAACTGTTGGTTCCGAACGTTTCACCGAATTCTTCATAAACTGATAATTAGAGCCAATTAAAAATTGAGGGTTAAGAATCAATCGAatcaataataatattttagtcgACAGTAATCGGTTCATTAGAATTTCAGcagaaaaatgtttaaatatatatatggggAATTCTTTGGCAAATCAgccacctcccccccccccccccccccctgcccGTTTCAAttttgtggaaaaaaattttttgaccacacaaaaaaatttgccaAGTATAGTTTTTTATGCCATTataggtgtttttttaaaaataaagttttttaaccTGAAAGAAACTGTCTAAAGTTAGGCATCTCGCAAAAAAGTGTCATTTTTTAGTCAAAAATGatcgaaaaaaatataattccTTAATAATAATGACCAAATTACTTATTAGAAGTATTGTGGGGGTCGCTGAACCAGAATCCGATGTCAAATTTCAAACTCAAGATGGTGCCCAACATACAGAATTTAGTAGAAACGGGTCAACAGAAAAATACTGTCCGCCATCTTGGATCCGCCATCTTGAATTTGTAATTTGACATCGGATTCTGGTTCAGCGACCGCACAATACTTCTAATAAGTAATTTGGTCATTATTATTGAGGaattatattttttcgataatttttgacTAAGAAATGGCACTTTTTTGCGAGATGCCTCACTTTAGACAGTTTTTTTTTAggttaaaaaactttatttttaaaaaacacctaaCGGCATAAAAAATTACACTTCTTGACGAATTTTTTCGTGTgctcaaaaaattgtttttcccaaAATTGAAATGGGCAGGGGGGTCGCTGATTTGACAAAGAATTCCccatatatatttatacttacTATTTTACTAAGATCAGTTAACTCTAATCTAAATATATTTAACTCTGTCTAATAAGAAACAAATTAAGAG contains:
- the LOC137236724 gene encoding SPRY domain-containing protein 7 produces the protein MFCCWRTCLNGNMGKTSSSAANRLRDPDIFLDASFAGPDVILLSKQLRITGSGGALTTAPLVQSKSYFEIKIQQGGSWSVGLATRQTDLTKKLGGSDKESWCLCSDNATRHNNEIFRPVVVTTQEPTNLSNCFVNGTAAVAGLNGIEDLPEDNFLSSDVNISNDNPDRNLITQPQHNFPEEGDVVGIAFDHIELNFFFNGKNLDVPFRNVKGTVYPVIFVGNGAIVDIILENFHYGPPQGFDKIMLEQSLL